Within Rothia sp. ZJ932, the genomic segment TAAAGAATCAAAACTGGTTCTTGCTCCTACTCAGGCTGGTAAAACAGCTACTCTTGGCTCTAACTTTGTCTTAGACGCTGCTGGTGCTGTGATAGCTACTAGTACCAAAGCCGATTTATTGATGATTACTGCTATACCAAGGGCTGCAAAAGGTAAGGTGTACGCCTTCGACCTTGATGATATTTCAGGGTGGAAGTGGAAAGTGAAATGGAACCCTGTGATAGGGTGCGAAAACTTTGAGGTTGCTTTACGTCGCGGGCAAGCCTGGGCTGGTGCTAAGCCGATGGGTAATGTCAAAGGCGGGGACTGGTTTTCCTCTAAAGCCGCTGCTGTTCTCGGCCGGTTGCTGCACGTGGCGGCTATTTCTACCAGAGATTTAGGCGATGTCATCCGCTGGTCTAATAATCTACGTAACCCCGAACCGATGGAACTGCTGCGCGCTCATGCTGATAAGGCTGCTCCCGGTGTGCTGGGGTATTTGCAAGCTACAGCAGACTCGCGTGCCGGTGAAACCATTGATTCTATTCAGCAGACCCTGTCGGATTTGTTGGAGCCTTTGAGCCCTCAACGCATTTTGCAACAGCTGGTGTGCCCGGCAGAAGAATCTTTTAGTATCAGGGAGTTCCTCGAAGAAGCTAACACGATCTATCTCATTTCTGACACTGCAACTGGCATTGATACCGGCCCTTTGGTCTCGATGTTCGCTAACGAAGTTGTCAATGAAGCACGAGATCTATCACAAGAGAAATTTGGTGGTCGCTTATGGCCGGCTTTCCGAGCGGTTTTAGATGAAGCGCCTAACCTTGCTGCTTTTCCTAAGATGGACTCTATTATGTCCGATATCAACGGTCGTGGCGTGGAAGTAATCTTGATCGGTCAAGCTGAATCTCAGCTAGAAGATCGGTGGGGTAAAGAAGCTGCACGCACTATTAAGGGCAACTCGGTGGTGAAATACTATCTGCCTGGTTTGGAACTTGAGACGATGAAACCTGTAGCTGAAGCTATGGGAAAGTACGACAAACGCAAGGTCACCACCTCTCATGCCTCTGGTCGTACTGGCACTTCACGTTCTTACACGAGCGAGAGGCGCAATATAGCTGAAGCCTACGAACTGACTCAGCTTCCTCGGTTTACAGCGATGGTTCACTACAAGAACTTCAAACCAATGCATGTGAAACTAACACCCTGGTGGTTACGTGAGGATGCCAAGACTATCAAAGAGGGTTGGGTGAAAGCGCATGAGATCTGCGGTAAAGCGTCGAAGCCTTTTGCTGAGACCGGATTAGATTAGGGGCATACATGATGGATGATGAAGATTATGGGTATGAGCTCGCACCTGAGGGCATTGATCTAGAAACCGGAGAGATTCATGACGGTAAAGAAGACCCGGCAGAAGATTTCTTCAATGCTCTTGATAGTGAGCCTTTCGCCGGTGAGATAGCGCCCCCATCAACCTATGACCAGCACGAAGAGGTTCCTAATGTTCCGGGGCAATCCATTAGCTCTGCGGTCTTAATGATGCAGGTCGAGGAAACTCGCCAAGAAACCGCTGCGGCTTTTGAACGCCTTTCACGGCTCGAAACTGATGTAGAGGTTGCTTTAGAGAGCATTGATGCTCTGGTTAAAAAAATCGGTGATGGTGAGGGCAAGAAAAAACCTCGCGTGTATAACTGGCGGCACCAAGACAACCGGCAGACGCGCACACAGATGTGGCAAGAGCTCAAAGAGTTCGTGGATTGGCTCAATCATGAGTATTTTGCCCACGATATTGTGTATGCCATTCCAGGATGCTGGTACAAGCATAGTGACGCTGTACATGTTTTGAGTGCC encodes:
- a CDS encoding type IV secretory system conjugative DNA transfer family protein, with the translated sequence MKSRSTLFLVILLVGFGGIWLALQGGAYLGGTVAPSQYPLAGLLEVLTGRRKANTYTWVFLALVLLACIFLISQWPKEENSANQFKTKYKDVASSLGHDAALKAARETLINTLPPSDPDPAQARKDACEFVNRLPENYLIYSMGTLTGEKIYGEAKESKLVLAPTQAGKTATLGSNFVLDAAGAVIATSTKADLLMITAIPRAAKGKVYAFDLDDISGWKWKVKWNPVIGCENFEVALRRGQAWAGAKPMGNVKGGDWFSSKAAAVLGRLLHVAAISTRDLGDVIRWSNNLRNPEPMELLRAHADKAAPGVLGYLQATADSRAGETIDSIQQTLSDLLEPLSPQRILQQLVCPAEESFSIREFLEEANTIYLISDTATGIDTGPLVSMFANEVVNEARDLSQEKFGGRLWPAFRAVLDEAPNLAAFPKMDSIMSDINGRGVEVILIGQAESQLEDRWGKEAARTIKGNSVVKYYLPGLELETMKPVAEAMGKYDKRKVTTSHASGRTGTSRSYTSERRNIAEAYELTQLPRFTAMVHYKNFKPMHVKLTPWWLREDAKTIKEGWVKAHEICGKASKPFAETGLD